From Besnoitia besnoiti strain Bb-Ger1 chromosome X, whole genome shotgun sequence, one genomic window encodes:
- a CDS encoding hypothetical protein (encoded by transcript BESB_016770) has product MEMSEDVAPGAERAGVLCGDEFCEEYVASQDSDARGNSPSRRCGTLAAEREVTMGDASDEATQPGDRCVVAAAENAPCVSSAPVLCMHPGNGRFPTADSSQGAHAAEHASGSGGDDTRRALVPDACAAADGDAPISALAPTVHKGPAAAQMTAARAHAASACGAPTLHAVVGDRASIAAPGAPSHAQKSAPRGICAAAKSIVRNSGCSRPSPLSSAPPTAAGGGGVCPRGQRDGSGAPGGDAERRPATPGGELANSLAESPRNPSSRELDQGVPELIGGSSAPHASGSVGEYDRVSEGSEAADKRDGRECDKAFSGESLSKDGKKKASGFSTSLSSSRSSSVAAPSRGGDAGAKKRKGAGDAASLPRAGGVRRPSLSKSRRSGVVASGSSRRDRDEEDYASLYYALPGQVKKKMKRTAGDALGVPAFASPRLQTTPSPFRRLASKKVASASCLLARKYEESSPYAGGDHASHSHHYYHWLAASHASGGSGAHSGLAGGGGLGPAGGGRSGGLSEKVRKLVEQTMSEKHRVVWIERGEAKGFLPLPGMQEERVYLVWTEKGIDILADVQAYIPWTHCPVLMPTKYRRNQIPFLVLSSTSVALLFSHVCRRSATAVYRLPLPRTPQAYRKHVLNLLRTEEPEKPASQPSKSQRRRSPCSSPSPNGRSKLASAPAEAKSPSEDAGSTAEPKPSPAPSPHSGTSPSASSSRPFRLSAASPQEATADAAAPAVPVSSPDQGGGRPPLKSEGGAASPPAFFLPSALTTAASLSSSLGSASPTPTEGPLLESAGSGEKESEKPDLSMPRPSPDAREPVKAQTGPDGEGPQGTPTAGAKEKKPEGEAAKAEEDSAARVKAELQGDQPSTGEAPKETKDREMQREGEGPPPRSSSAPTSQLSPKSTATAAASSPPSSRMARGGGAGRAQRGGQGASKEGERDAAESGTPGEEVADDEDLFWANGGKKGFPLTAVDMRDFYCCSQGKVIGEDYVYFRQYLPDDEGADIYDLHVSIRKRPKKLLLKKPRVPSSSASFSAGAGAQKRLEESDAPLASSPGDLSSAFAASSPDLASSGSSGVAAGGDSLLEDTLAHGGAGAAPEGGEGGGSKVDSGAATAAPDASKASPAQLLRLLMAPNPGGAVEAGEKEAKEEGGDSGSSATWKNWTYVDDYGEDGMDAALKLPFSFTSEVRVLLGLATSPTPHRCNMSLASHRVAGAVQRKIRMYQCSADGETRGEQVDPFEPEAPSSRVSTSGDDGDEEREDAETAKDGEEKAGKGDASEAEIAAARPSGTAEEEAKASAQESPEGAAPPAPSVKQGEQAGAGADVELSSGRDGSEAGEDKRAPEDEAKEAAGAEKGAETGDEDMEREAAEKTDSEEEDDEQQKKRRSETETFAISSHDLPNGSLAEIDYPTEFTQFREADRIRIYDRDFVARALKLIVDVALVSGGADLSAVNLAQYAPNLFWNIIRFSGGNKDIDEVVRTIAPSVASLRSARGRRKRELESSSFATLSSGRLGAAARRGDRSLHDDFLGAGRWVKKNKAADAAAFSLEDWLAGNGDDSRRSAAERAETGVDKAKQREEKRQKELEERFLEMKHEFEEKARNMIARRLALKDEMHSDGKGSKKRVPSLPENDDRALVNLIIDPEQGILKWPLSLMSIRQRNVIYQECLRRDLTACIRLTKVPGKGRAVFAADTILKDDFVVEYKGELCSEREAREREQRYNRSRVPMGSFMFYFKNGSRMMAIDATDEKQDFGPARLINHSRKNPNMTPRAIMFDDLSSEPRLIFVARRNIEKDEELLVDYGERDPDVIKEHPWLNN; this is encoded by the exons ATGGAAATGTCTGAAGACgtggcgcctggcgcggaaCGCGCAGGCGTCCTTTGTGGAGACGAGTTTTGCGAGGAGTATGTCGCTTCTCAGGActcagacgcgcgcgggaactcgccctcgcgccgctgcggcactCTTGCAGCAGAACGAGAAGTCACCATGGgggacgcgagcgacgaagcGACCCAGCCGGGGGACCGCTGCGTCGTGGCGGCAGCCGAGAATGCGCcttgcgtctcctctgctccaGTCCTGTGCATGCATCCAGGCAACGGGCGCTTCCCGACGGCGGACTCTTCCCAAGGCGCGCATGCTGCAGAGCACGCCTCTGGCTCGGGAGGCGACGACACTCGAAGGGCACTAGTGCCtgacgcatgcgcggctgcagatgGGGACGCGCCCATCAGCGCTCTGGCGCCAACTGTTCACAAAGGCCCGGCGGCCGCTCAGATGactgccgcccgcgcgcatgcagcgagcgcctgcggtgCGCCCACACTCCACGCTGTCGTCGGAGACCGCGCCTCGATCGCTGCTCCCGGCGCGCCGTCCCATGCGCAGAAGTCGGCTCCGCGGGGCATTTGCGCGGCCGCCAAGAGCATTGTGCGGAACTCGGGCTGCagccggccgtcgccgctctccagcgcgcctccgaccgcggcggggggaggcggcgtgTGCCCCAGAGGCCAGCGGGACGGGTCAGGTGCcccgggcggcgacgccgagcggagGCCAGCGACCCCGGGGGGCGAACTCGCCAACAGCCTTGCGGAGTCCCCCCGCAACCCGAGCAGCCGCGAACTAGACCAGGGCGTTCCAGAGCTCATCGGGGGGTCATCTGCCCCGCACGCATCTGGAAGTGTTGGCGAGTACGATCGAGTGAGCGAAGGGAGTGAGGCGGCGGACAAGAGGGACGGGCGGGAGTGTGACAAAGCTTTCAGTGGAGAAAGCCTGTCAAAGGACGGCAAGAAAAAGGCGTCAGGGTTTTCGacgtcgctctcttcttcccgttcgtcctccgtcgcagcgccctcgcgagggggcgacgcaggcgccaagaagcgaaagggagcaggcgacgccgcgagtcTCCCTCGTGCGGGGGGGGTTAGGCGCCCTTCGCTGTCGAAGAGCAGGAGGAGCGGTGTCGTGGCGTCTGGGTCGTCACGCCGTGaccgcgacgaagaggactaCGCCTCCTTGTATTACGCGTTGCCTGGACAAGTAAAAAAGAAGATGAAACGCaccgctggcgacgcgctaGGCGTGCCTGCCTTTGCGTCTCCCCGCCTCCAGACGACGCCTTCGCCATTCCGCCGGCTAGCGTCCAAGAaggtcgcctccgcgtcgtgcctcctcgcgcgcaaGTACGAAGAAAGCTCGCCATACGCCGGAGGCGACCACGCGTCTCACAGTCATCATTACTACCACTGGCTCGCTGCATCGCACGCGTCGGGAGGCTCGGGAGCCCACAGcgggctcgcgggcggcggggggttagggcccgcgggcggcgggcgaagcggcggtCTCAGCGAGAAAGTGAGGAAGCTGGTGGAGCAAACGATGTCTGAGAAGCACAGGGTCGTCTGGATCGAACGAGGCGAGGCCAAAggcttcctccctctcccagGCATGCAAGAAGAGCGCGTCTACCTCGTCTGGACGGAAAAAGGAATCGACATCCTTGCCGATGTGCAG GCGTACATCCCCTGGACGCACTGCCCCGTGCTGATGCCGACAAAGTACCGCCGCAATCAAATTCCgttcctcgttctctcttcAACGTCTGTGGCCTTGTTGTTTTCTCACGTCTGTCGCCGGAGTGCGACGGCGGTCTATCGGTTGCCCctgccgcgaacgccgcagGCCTACCGCAAGCACGTACTCAATCTCCTTCGCACGGAGGAGCCCGAGAAGCCTGCTTCTCAGCCCTCGAAAAGTCAACGAAGACGGTCTCCCTgctcgtctccgtcgccaaACGGCCGCTCAAAGTTAGCTTCTGCACCGGCCGAAGCGAAGTCGCCCTCAGAAGACGCGGGCTCGACCGCCGAGCCCAAGCCGTCACCTGCGCCGAGCCCGCACAGCGGCacttcgccgtcggcgtcttcctcgcggccgtTTCGActctctgccgcgtctccACAGGAGGCTACCGCGgatgctgcggcgcctgctgtccCTGTGTCTTCCCCGGaccaggggggggggcgcccccccctcaagtccgagggcggcgccgcttcgccgccggccttctTCCTGCCTTCAGCGCTGACCacggctgcgtcgctgtcttcctcgctgggctccgcgtcgccgacgccgaccgAAGGCCCGCTGCTGGAAAGCGCAGGGTCGGGTGAGAAGGAGAGCGAAAAACCTGACCTGAGCATGCCCCGGCCGTCtcccgacgcgcgcgagccagtcaaggcgcagacgggcccagacggcgagggcccCCAAGGGACGCCGACCGCCGgcgcgaaagaaaaaaagccggagggggaggccgccaaggcagaagaggacagcgcggcgcgcgtgaaGGCGGAGCTGCAGGGAGACCAGCCAAGCACGGGCGAGGCTCCAAAGGAAACGAAAGATCGAGAGAtgcagcgagaaggcgaaggccctCCTCCCAGGTCGAGTTCTGCACCCACGAGTCAGTTGTCGCCCAAGTCTACCGCAaccgcggctgcctcttcaccgccgtcctctcggatggctcgcggcggaggtgcTGGACGGGCCCAACGGGGCGGTCAAGGGGCCTcgaaggagggcgagagggacgccgcagagagcggcacgccgggcgaggaggtggcagacgacgaagaccTCTTTTGGGCGAACGGAGGCAAGAAGGGCTTCCCCCTCACTGCGGTGGACATGCGCGACTTCTACTGCTGCTCCCAAGGCAAAGTGATTGGCGAGGACTACGTTTACTTCCGGCAGTACCTTCCCGACGACGAAGGGGCGGACATCTACGACCTCCACGTCTCCATTCGCAAACGCCCCAAGAAGCTCCTCCTAAAGAAGCCCCGGGTGCCCTCGAGCAGCGCCAGCTTCTCCGCTGGAGCGGGTGCGCAGAAGCGCCTTGAAGAGAGtgacgcgccgctcgcttcttcgcccggAGATCTGtcctcggccttcgcggcctcgtcccCAGACCTCGCGAGCTCAGGCTCCAGCGGGGTCGCGGCTGGAGGAGACAGTCTCCTCGAGGACACGTTGGCGcatggcggcgcgggcgcggcgcccgagggaggcgagggcggaggcagcaaGGTTGACTCAGGCGcagccacggcggcgcctgacgcctcgaaggcgtcgccggcaCAGCTCCTGCGGTTGCTTATGGCTCCAAACccaggcggcgcagtcgaAGCGGGTGAAAAGGAGGCCaaagaagagggcggcgacagcggctcTTCTGCAACGTGGAAAAACTGGACCTACGTGGACGACTACGGCGAAGACGGAATGGACGCGGCTCTCAAGTTGCCATTTTCGTTCACCTCGGAAGTTCGGGTGCTCCTAGGCCTCGCCACCAGTCCCACGCCGCACAGATGCAA CATGTCACTGGCGAGTCACCGAGTCGCGGGCGCAGTCCAGCGCAAGATTCGCATGTACCAGTGCTCTGCggacggcgagacgcgcggcgagcaagTCGACCCGTTCGAGCCCGAGGCGCCTTCATCACGCGTTTCGACTTCAggggacgacggcgacgaggaaagggaagacgcggagaccgcgaaggacggcgaagagaaagcggGGAAGGGGGACGCCTCAGAAGCGGAGattgcggctgcgcggccgtcgggtacggcggaagaagaggcgaaggcatcCGCGCAGGAATCCCCCGagggagctgcgccgcccgccccctcGGTCAAGCAGGGCGAACAGGCTGGCGCGGGTGCCGATGTGGAGCTGTCCAGTGGAagagacggcagcgaagCCGGAGAGGATAAAAGAGCgccagaagacgaagcgaaggaggcggcgggagcgGAGAAAGGGGCAGAGACCGGGGACGAGGACATGGAACGCGAAGCTGCTGAGAAAACGGAttcagaagaagaagacgacgagcaacagaagaagcgacgcagcgaaacAGAGACCTTTGCGATCTCCTCGCACGACCTCCCCAACGGAAGCCTCGCGGAAATCGACTATCCAACCGAGTTCACTCAGTTCCGCGAGGCGGATCGCATCCGAATCTACGACCGAGACTTCGTCGCCAGGGCTCTCAAGCTCATCGTCGATGTTGCGCTTGTTTCTGGGGG GGCGGATCTGTCGGCAGTCAATTTGGCGCAGTACGCGCCGAATTTGTTTTGGAACATCATTCGCTTCAGCGGGGGCAACAAAGACATCGACGAGGTGGTGCGGACGATCGCGCCGTCcgtggcgtcgctgcggagtGCACGCGGtcggcggaagcgcgagcTCGAGAGCTCCTCCTTCGCGACGCTCTCCTCTGGGCggctgggcgccgcggcccgccgcggagaccgcagCCTGCATGACGACTttctcggcgccggccgctggGTGAAGAAGAAcaaggcggcggacgccgccgccttctccctcgagGACTGGCTAGCAGGCAACGGAGACGATTCGCGAAGGAGCGCAGCCGAGCGCGCCGAGACGGGAGTCGacaaggcgaagcagcgcgaggagaagcggcagAAGGAGCTCGAAGAACGCTTTCTGGAAATGAAACACGAATTCGAAGAAAAGGCCCGAAATATGAT cgcgaggcgcttggCGTTGAAGGACGAGATGCACAGCGACGGAAAGGGCTCGAAGAAGAGAGTTCCTTCTTTGCCGGAGAACGACGACCGCGCCCTCGTGAACTTGATTATTGATCCTGAACAGGGCATCCTCAa ATGGCCGCTGTCGCTGATGAGCATCCGCCAGCGGAACGTGATCTACCAGGAGTGTCTCCGGCGCGACTTGACTGCCTGCATCCGCTTGACCAAAGTCCCAGGGAAGGGTCGCGCCGTGTTCGCCGCAGACACCATCCTCAAGGATGATTTCGTCGTCG AATACAAAGGCGAGCTCTGCtccgagcgagaggcgcgcgagcgagagcaaCGCTACAACAGATCCAGAGTCCCGATGGG GAGCTTCATGTTTTACTTCAAGAACGGCTCCCGAATGATGGCGATCGACGCGACCGACGAGAAGCAAGACTTTGGCCCTGCCCGTCTCATCAATCACTCTAGAAAAAACCCAAATATGACTCCGAGA GCGATCATGTTCGATGACCtcagcagcgagccgcggctgaTTTTCGTCGCCAGACGAAACATAGAAAA AGATGAGGAACTGCTGGTTGACtacggcgagcgcgacccCGATGTGATCAAGGAGCATCCCTGGCTGAACAACTGA
- a CDS encoding zinc finger domain, LSD1 subclass domain-containing protein (encoded by transcript BESB_016780), protein MEVGAVAEEDGCEERPSSSRGRAEAPSSFRAGASLDACADGAAPASASSPACASPAQIRGPRNCGVDLEASARAASNGAESSASRERRTAGNSASGSAGDAAAQAEESREPEATGGSQNGSTREGGETGQRQGGTEEPGHATVESDVLYVGTDCFFLELPDGALACVAGLENLPPPPPVDETAAAGQAPPPLARIQCHSCLQLLEFDSRAQFVQCSSCLTLNAVQSQATSGLRGGRAMIVICGRCSTRNISCLGSLYVECWQCRTVCQVDYPVARGGRLLVPIAGRHSEGGLREGVAVESGSRRRRLLSRRSFHRPRISWLRSRRQGSAEASLARSASAEAAELAAGAAPGPSPRSPPSHRRMLGRPFSSFSSVRLSRHSFFSSRTPFLRTSLRQRATHPGRASGGSPVQANDGGHPSSESAHARREGGDANELARREGDTGEPQQAPAASDVSPGRVGDAPHWRATSTGFRVRASPRCVLRHRVGGGRSAPGGRHGSRLSPQPVAATQASSTPPDNLSSAAAEGVRPAWVSQGGGGSPHHPAMRPALQAARQASLTHCRQSEGVDLRNPTASGSPPQPAVSGAENLDGGRQGGVARERPDARVAAQGDGEGIRPPSDSGDFSRALTRSASRPASDSEAGVPVWSSSALAEVGARERDLRIVSGNGVSGRAATLDGPEGAEAFSRPHRSLVPPCLPSALSTQGSDSHAQACFHLTCNGQTPAQAWSSSC, encoded by the exons ATGGAGGTTGGCGCGGTCGCTGAGGAAGATGGATGCGAGGAgaggccttcgtcgtcgcgtgGTCGGGCCgaggcgccttcttcttttcgcgCTGGAGCGTCGCTAGATGCGTGCGCTGATGGGGCGGCACCGGCGAGTGCCAGCTCGCCGGcctgcgcttcgcctgctcAAATTCGAGGGCCGCGGAACTGTGGAGTGGACCTCGAGgcaagcgcgagggcggccagcaacggcgcagagagctctgcgtcgcgcgagcgTCGTACAGCGGGAAACTCAGCAtccggcagcgcaggcgacgctgcggcgcaggctgAGGAATCTAGGGAGCCCGAGGCGACAGGCGGGAGTCAAAACGGGTCTACGCGTGAAGGCGGAGAGACTGGCCAGAGGCAAGGGGGTACAGAAGAACCTGGACATGCGACAGTCGAATCAGATGTCCTTTACGTCGGAACAGATTGTTTTTTTCTTGAACTGCCGGATggcgctctcgcctgcgtcgcgggcctcgagaatctgccgccgccgccgcctgtggACGAG actgccgcagcaggccaggcccctccgcctctcgcgcgcatTCAGTGCCACAgctgtctgcagctgctcgagTTCGACAGCCGTGCGCAGTTTGTTCAATGCAGCAGCTGTCTGACGCTCAACGCAGTTCAGTCGCAGGCGACCAGCGGGCTCCGGGGCGGCAGG GCGATGATTGTCATCTGCGGCAGATGCAGCACGCGAAACATCTCGTGTCTGGGCTCCCTCTACGTCGAGTGTTGGCAGTGCCGCACAGTGTGTCAAGTCGACTACCCCGTGGCGCGTGGAGGGCGGCTGTTGGTTCCCATCGCTGGACGGCACTCCGAGGGCGGGCTTCGAGAAGGCGTTGCCGTGGAGAGCGGcagtcggcgccggcggctgttGTCGCGGCGGTCTTTCCATCGTCCGCGCATCAGCTGGttgcggtcgcggcggcaaggcagcgcggaggccagCCTCGCGAGGAGTGCCTCGGCTGAGGCCGCCGAACTCGCGGCCGGTGCGGCTCCGGGaccgtctccgcgctcgccaccTTCGCACAGGAGGATGCTGGGGCGCCcgttctcctctttctcctccgtTCGCTTGTCGCGGCACAGTTTTTTTTCGTCGAGGACGCCTTTCCTCCGCACTTCACttcggcagcgcgcgacgcacCCCGGCAGGGCCTCAGGGGGCTCTCCTGTGCAGGCGAATGACGGCGGACATCCCTCTAGCGAGTCGGctcacgcgcggcgagaaggcggcgatgCTAATGAATTAGCAAGGCGAGAAGGTGACACCGGCGAGCCCCAGCAGgcccccgcggcctccgaTGTGAGTCCGGGAAgagtcggcgacgcgcctcacTGGCGCGCGACTTCCACCGGGTTTCGCGTGcgagcctcgcctcgctgcgtgcTTCGCCACAGGGTTGGAGGGGGAAGGAGTGCGCCCGGGGGCCGCCACGGCTCGAGGCTTAGCCCTCAGCCCGttgcggcgacgcaggcgtcgaGCACGCCGCCAGACAACCTTtcgtccgcagcggcggagggagtGAGGCCCGCCTGGGTGtcgcagggggggggcgggtcGCCTCATCATCCCGCGATGCGGCCAGCTCTGCAAGCCGCAAGGCAAGCAAGCTTGACGCACTGCAGACAGTCAGAAGGCGTCGACTTGCGGAACCCGACGGCCTCCGgcagcccgccgcagcccgcagTTTCGGGCGCGGAAAACCTAGACGGCGGGCGGCAGGGGGGCGTTGCGAGGGAACGACCTGACGCCCGGGTCGCCGCCCAGGGCGATGGCGAGGGGATCAGGCCGCcgagcgacagcggagatTTTAGCCGCGCCCTCACCAGAAGTgcgtcgcggccggcgagcgaTTCGGAGGCAGGCGTGCCGGTTTGGAGCTCGTCAGCACTCGCTGAGGTAGGCGCACGGGAGAGAGATCTGAGAATCGTATCGGGGAACGGCGTGTCAGGACGCGCGGCTACCCTGGACGGGCCTGAAGGGGCCGAGGCTTTCTCGCGGCCTCACCGGAGCCTCGTTCCCCCGTGTCTCCCCTCCGCCCTGAGTACGCAGGGATCGGATTCACACGCACAGGCCTGTTTCCACCTAACGTGCAACGGCcagacgcccgcgcaggCCTGGTCTTCCTCGTGCTAG